Below is a window of Merismopedia glauca CCAP 1448/3 DNA.
GCAAGCTCGTCGTGCGGCTGAATACATGACTCACGCTCCTCTAGGTTCCATTAACTCTGTAGGTGGCGTGATCACTGATATTAACTCGTTTAACTACGTGTCTCCTCGCGCTTGGTTAGCAAGTTTCCACTTCGTGATGGGATTCTTCTTCCTGGTTGGTCACTTATGGCACGCTGGTCGCGCTCGGGCTGCTGCTGGTGGCTTTGAAAGAGGGATTAACCGCGAGAATGAGCCAGTTATGGCGATGAACGACTTAGATTAAATAGATTCCAACTGCGAACTAATGCTAAGTATCTAATATTTTTTCACTCCCACTCAAAAGGTGGGAGTTTGTTTATTTAATTAATAAGTTAGGTATAAATCTTAAAGTGACAGAAATGGTTATTTTTTGACTTCTGACTAGCCCCTGCGGGGCGGCTTCGCCAACTGACTTTTGACTTCTAAGTTCTGATATACTTGCTTTCTACGCTTTTTCTGATAGAGCATAGAGGCGATCGCTCCTATCACCACTCCAACTCCGGTTACAGATAAAATGGTAGTTAAGTTATGATTTTGCCTGTTGTTTTCTGGGTTGGAATTACTGAGAGTTTTGTTTGAAGATACTGGCGACACTTGAGAAGAAGCCGTTTGACCAGGAATTGCTGTCACGTTATATGTCAGCCGAAAAGGTTTAAAAGCACCCTCTTGCTTCGGAGTTCCACTAAATTCTAGTCGATAGACTCCTGCTTGGGGAAAGATTAAATCAGCAGCAGGCAAATCCTGATATTGCTCTGTCGAAATAGACTTTAAGGAGGTTGACATACTTTGTGTCAAATCATCTGGAGATGAATCGAGGTAAACAGCTAGTTTACAGTGGCACTCTTGTAGAGGAATAGATTTTCCCCCACGACGAGTCATAGCAAACCAAGCTGTCGCGGTTTCTCCAGCTTTAGGGTGATGATTTGGGTCAATATGGAAATTAACGGCGACATCTCCTGCCGTTTTGATAGTATGAGCAGTTACTGGTGGTGCTAAGACTGCGTAGCTGCATAAAGGTATCCCAACCAACCAGAGCCAATTGAGATTGGTTTGATGTTGCTGATACATAAGATGTGCTGTTTCCCAAATAACTGACCAGTCAAGGTTTCGGCGTGTACAACTAAACCTATGCCAGGATTATAGCCTCTGAAATTGAGAGTAGCCAGAAACAAAGTGTCAAAATCAGACTTTCTGGCAGCAACTATCTCTAATTAGCTTTCGACTCCTCTTTTGCCTTCATAATTGCTTCTCGAAAACCTAGCACCACCAAAATATTCGCCAAAGTTAGGAAAAACTCAGCACTTCCATGCAACCAATCAACATTAGCCAGAGACTTTTGATAGACTACTTGAGCATAAATACCAGCCGGAATAGTTACGGCGACAAACAATAAGGTCATATAAAAGCCAATTAGTGCCAAACGAGGCAAAATTTGGGCGCGAGTCATCAACCATAAAAAACCCAAGTAGGGAAATAGAGAAATTATAAACAGAGTTTCTTTAGAAATCATTGGGTTTAACATTGACGCGGCGAACCATCCACCAAGCAGCTAGAAATAGGGTGCAATTGCCCAAAACAGTCATTGAAGCTTGGAGAGTTACTAACCATTCTAGAGACAGAGTGTTCTCGAAAAAATGCCACGTACAAGCACACATCGCCCCGATTAAAGCTGGTAACATTCCTAAAGATAAAGCTCTCCAAGACTTATTGCTAGTAACTTCGCCGTAGATCCAAACTAACCAAATAGCGGCTATCCACTCCATGACGCTAGAAACGTGAATAATCCAAGTGGGAATTGATAAAGCTTGCATAAGAGGAAAGTTAAGAATATCTTGAGTCCGAGTTAGCTAGAGCGATCGCCTGTAAGTCCTCTTGGTACAAAATCTTTTCTAGTTTACTTTAACTGTAGGGCGAACCGAAAATTGAAAAATCAACGAAAAATATCTGTTTGTGTCGATATTTTGGCTCAGCCATTTTGCTGTGGCAATATTGATTGATGGTTGTTAGAGTTCCAAAGAGGGACAAGAATAATAATGTAGTTCCCAAAGCCCTATGGCAAGCAAGATTTTTCAGCAATTATGGCAGTGGCGGCTGTACGCTATTCCATTTCTTGCCGTCACTTTAGCCTTGGTGGTGAAGCTGCTACTCACTCCTTTGATTGTCCATGAAAGTCCATTTCTAGTCTTTTTCGCGGCAGTATTATTTAGCTCCTACTTTGGTCCTAGAGGCTCAGGACTCATTGCTACGCTGTTTGCGGCTTTAATTGCTGATTATTTCTTTCTATTTCCGGTTAACAGCTTATTCATCTATGAACTGGGGCAAGGAATCCGGCTCATGCTCTTCATCTTAGAGGGATGGACGATTTGTCTGGCGATCGCAGCCTTGAAGTCTGCCAAAAGTGAGGTAGAACTGAGCCGAATCAAGGTATTCAGGCAAAGAAAGGAACTCCAGCAAATGAATGCCGTTCTGGAACAACGGGTGGCTGAACGAACGCAGCAGTTATCTACTATCAACGCTTTACTCAACCAAAAGGTAGCTGAATCCGAGCAGACGCAATCCGCCTTACGCCAGAGTCAAGAAAGGCTGCATCTGGCTTTAGAAGCTTCAGGCGACGGAATCTGGGATTGGGATATTACTAGTGGAAATGTATATCTGAGTCCCCACTGGCTGACAATGCTGGGATACGATCCAGAAGACTTACCTGGTGATGTTAGCATCTGGGAAAACTTAATGCACCCAGAGGATAAAATCTGGGTTCTGGAAGTTTTAAAGGCTCATCTACAAGATAGTTCCTTCCCCTACAGTTTCAGCTACCGCCTCAAGGCAAAATGGGGTCATTGGAAATGGATTGACAACTACGGAAAGGTAGTAGCGCGAGATCTGCAAGGACAACCCTTGCGGATGGTGGGGATTCATCGAGATATCAATGAGAAAAAATTGGCAGAAGAGGCACTTTTAGTGAATGAAGCCAAGCTGCGGAGCTTTTACGAGAGCAATCAAAACAGCCCAATTGGCATTATTGAGGTGATTGATAGTGAAATATTGACTCAATCCGTCAATAAATCGGTAATTCAGTTTTTACGAAAACGCATCCAACAAGCCTTAGCAGAAAGTGAAGCCCGCTATCGAGGCATTATTGAAGATCAGAGTGAATTGATTTGCCGCTTTCAACCCGATGGTACTTTAATCTTCGTCAACGATGCCTACTGTAACTACTTTAACAAGCAACCAGACGAATTGATGGGGCGGGTCTATTCACCCCTGGTTCCACCAGAGGATCAAATTCTAATTGCCCAGAAGTTAGCAACTCTCACCCCAGACAATCCGACTGTAATCTGCGAAAATCGGGTGATACTGCCTAGTGGTGAGATACGCTGGGTTCGGTGGCTCAATAGGGCATTTTTTGACAGCACAGGTAATTTACTAGTACTTCAGAGTGTTGGTAGTGATATTACAGAGCGCAAGCAAGCAGAATTTCAAATGGCAGAGTCTTTGCACGAAAAAGAAGTTCTTTTAAAAGAAGTGCATCATCGCGTCAAAAATAATTTACAAGTTATTTGTAGTTTGCTCAACCTCCAGGCGCGATCGCTCAAAAATCCGACCATGACGCGCCATTTGCAAGAAGCTCAAAACCGCGTGCGATCGATGGCAATGGTGCATGAAAAACTTTACCAATCCGATAGTTTAT
It encodes the following:
- a CDS encoding DUF3593 domain-containing protein, with the protein product MISKETLFIISLFPYLGFLWLMTRAQILPRLALIGFYMTLLFVAVTIPAGIYAQVVYQKSLANVDWLHGSAEFFLTLANILVVLGFREAIMKAKEESKAN
- a CDS encoding DUF2499 domain-containing protein, which encodes MQALSIPTWIIHVSSVMEWIAAIWLVWIYGEVTSNKSWRALSLGMLPALIGAMCACTWHFFENTLSLEWLVTLQASMTVLGNCTLFLAAWWMVRRVNVKPNDF
- a CDS encoding PAS domain S-box protein, whose protein sequence is MASKIFQQLWQWRLYAIPFLAVTLALVVKLLLTPLIVHESPFLVFFAAVLFSSYFGPRGSGLIATLFAALIADYFFLFPVNSLFIYELGQGIRLMLFILEGWTICLAIAALKSAKSEVELSRIKVFRQRKELQQMNAVLEQRVAERTQQLSTINALLNQKVAESEQTQSALRQSQERLHLALEASGDGIWDWDITSGNVYLSPHWLTMLGYDPEDLPGDVSIWENLMHPEDKIWVLEVLKAHLQDSSFPYSFSYRLKAKWGHWKWIDNYGKVVARDLQGQPLRMVGIHRDINEKKLAEEALLVNEAKLRSFYESNQNSPIGIIEVIDSEILTQSVNKSVIQFLRKRIQQALAESEARYRGIIEDQSELICRFQPDGTLIFVNDAYCNYFNKQPDELMGRVYSPLVPPEDQILIAQKLATLTPDNPTVICENRVILPSGEIRWVRWLNRAFFDSTGNLLVLQSVGSDITERKQAEFQMAESLHEKEVLLKEVHHRVKNNLQVICSLLNLQARSLKNPTMTRHLQEAQNRVRSMAMVHEKLYQSDSLSKIDLQSYLKDLVKYLFRAYVHMPSQIVSKIEIESDIWLDIDTAVPCGLIIQELVSNALKYAFHPSESGEVVLSAKAIAGGQIVMSVRDNGQGLPVGALQAEPETLGLRLVYDLTDQIQGKLEIDSSTGTCFTITFPVGEGNRELGIHV